One Hydrogenophaga crassostreae genomic region harbors:
- a CDS encoding MFS transporter encodes MTGAERRASASLALVFALRMLGLFIVLPVFALEAARLPGGDDPARVGLAMGLYGLTQAFLQIPFGLASDRFGRKPVIVAGLLVFAVGSVIAAWAPDLTWLAVGRAVQGAGAISAAVTAFLADVTRDSVRTKAMAMVGASIALMFAVSLVLAPLLAGWVGLSGIFLLTCSLALVGIAVVIWVAPAEPREHQLSAAGQIKGAGLGEVLRHAGLMRLNLGVFVLHAVQLAMWMAVPALLVQAGLPKAEHWQVYLPAVVASLLVMGGVLFPMERRGQLRSAFLISIGLIAAVQIGLWWVAQASALNATDSPGLWPLGLLMFVFFIGFNMLEASQPSLVSRLAPAHARGAALGVYNTLQSLGFFAGGAMGGWLARTHGPAGLFVACAVAALLWLALAWPMQVPPPRR; translated from the coding sequence ATGACCGGCGCAGAACGCAGGGCCAGCGCTTCATTGGCGCTGGTTTTTGCCTTGCGCATGCTGGGGCTGTTCATTGTGTTGCCGGTGTTCGCACTGGAGGCTGCGCGCCTGCCCGGTGGTGACGACCCTGCCCGCGTGGGTCTGGCTATGGGCCTGTATGGACTGACACAGGCGTTTTTGCAGATTCCGTTTGGCCTGGCATCGGACCGCTTCGGGCGCAAGCCCGTCATCGTGGCGGGGTTGCTGGTTTTTGCCGTGGGCAGTGTGATCGCGGCCTGGGCCCCGGACCTGACATGGCTGGCCGTCGGGCGGGCGGTTCAAGGGGCGGGCGCGATTTCGGCTGCGGTGACGGCGTTTCTGGCCGATGTCACGCGCGACAGCGTGCGCACCAAGGCCATGGCCATGGTGGGTGCCAGCATCGCCTTGATGTTTGCCGTCTCTTTGGTGTTGGCGCCACTGCTTGCCGGCTGGGTGGGGCTGTCGGGCATCTTTTTGCTCACCTGCTCATTGGCGTTGGTCGGCATTGCGGTCGTGATCTGGGTTGCGCCCGCCGAGCCCCGCGAACACCAGTTGTCAGCGGCTGGGCAGATCAAGGGGGCCGGTCTGGGTGAGGTGCTGCGCCATGCGGGGTTGATGCGGTTGAATCTGGGCGTGTTTGTGCTGCATGCGGTTCAACTCGCCATGTGGATGGCGGTGCCCGCGCTGCTGGTGCAGGCGGGGCTGCCCAAGGCCGAGCACTGGCAGGTCTATTTGCCTGCCGTGGTGGCCTCGTTGCTTGTCATGGGCGGCGTCTTGTTTCCCATGGAGCGCAGGGGCCAGTTGCGCTCCGCTTTTCTGATCTCCATTGGTTTGATCGCCGCGGTGCAAATCGGTTTGTGGTGGGTGGCGCAGGCGTCGGCTTTGAACGCCACTGACTCACCGGGGTTGTGGCCGCTGGGTCTCCTGATGTTTGTGTTTTTTATCGGCTTCAACATGCTGGAAGCCAGCCAGCCCAGCCTGGTCTCGCGATTGGCGCCAGCCCATGCGAGAGGCGCGGCACTGGGGGTTTACAACACGCTGCAGTCGCTGGGTTTTTTTGCCGGCGGCGCGATGGGCGGCTGGCTCGCCCGCACCCACGGCCCTGCAGGGTTGTTTGTGGCGTGTGCCGTGGCTGCGTTGTTGTGGCTGGCGCTGGCCTGGCCCATGCAGGTGCCGCCACCCCGTCGCTAA
- a CDS encoding chloride channel protein produces MNREPDFFQNIRNELHDGRAWLDRSIVLGYAVMAGLFVVAFTLLSEAAFEWFQHLNKLYPWGVLIWTPTLTALIVWATRRFFPGASGSGIPQVMAAIDPEVNSAARRHFVSFRLTIAKMGLGTITMLAGLSAGREGPSVQVAAGVMHGARHWLRPGSAINDHALLVAGGAAGIAAAFNAPLAGVVFAIEELSKRMDSRNNSVIISAIVVAGLVSISFFGNLTYFGTIAVPRLSWAAFWPGLVVVVVCGLLGGLFARLLAASIEGLPDRFSRWRHKKPVRFAAGAGLAVAAIGIVSGGATYGAGADELRNMLAGESDISRLYVLLKFVATWITSWSGVPGGIFAPSLSIGAGVGHDVAQLFAGTNSALAPSLIALGMAAYLAAATQAPLTSFIIVMEMINGRSMVLSLMAAAMLASLIARLISRPLYHTLSSLMINAVFKTNEPPERSETDAAEAPADAVTADGGASATPQEGSPEAVLPSNVAPQVAPETPAKPSVADKTAPQGGLFDHTGDEAPVDPGDAAQPPPTETKPENR; encoded by the coding sequence ATGAACCGCGAACCCGATTTTTTCCAGAATATCCGCAACGAGCTGCACGATGGCCGTGCGTGGCTGGACCGAAGCATCGTGCTGGGTTATGCCGTTATGGCGGGCTTGTTTGTTGTGGCCTTCACCCTGCTCAGCGAAGCCGCCTTCGAGTGGTTTCAACACCTGAACAAACTCTACCCCTGGGGTGTTCTGATCTGGACGCCCACGCTCACCGCCTTGATCGTTTGGGCCACGCGCCGGTTTTTTCCAGGCGCGTCGGGTTCGGGGATTCCACAGGTCATGGCGGCCATTGATCCAGAGGTCAACTCAGCCGCCCGCCGCCATTTTGTTTCGTTCCGCCTGACCATTGCAAAGATGGGCCTGGGCACCATCACCATGCTCGCAGGCTTGTCAGCCGGCCGGGAAGGTCCCTCGGTTCAAGTCGCGGCCGGGGTCATGCACGGCGCGCGGCATTGGCTGCGCCCGGGCTCTGCCATCAACGACCACGCCTTGTTGGTGGCCGGTGGTGCCGCCGGAATCGCAGCCGCCTTTAACGCCCCGCTGGCAGGGGTGGTTTTTGCGATTGAAGAGCTTTCCAAGCGCATGGACTCGCGCAACAACAGCGTGATCATCTCGGCCATCGTGGTGGCTGGTCTGGTCAGTATTTCGTTTTTTGGCAACCTGACCTATTTCGGCACCATTGCGGTTCCGAGGTTGAGCTGGGCTGCTTTTTGGCCCGGCTTGGTGGTGGTGGTGGTGTGTGGCCTGTTGGGCGGCTTGTTCGCGCGCCTGCTCGCGGCTTCAATTGAGGGCCTTCCCGACCGCTTCAGCCGCTGGCGCCACAAGAAACCTGTGCGTTTTGCCGCGGGCGCGGGTCTGGCTGTGGCGGCGATCGGTATCGTATCTGGCGGTGCAACCTATGGTGCCGGCGCCGATGAGTTGCGCAACATGCTGGCGGGTGAAAGTGATATTTCCCGACTCTACGTGCTCCTCAAATTCGTAGCCACCTGGATCACTTCGTGGAGCGGTGTGCCAGGGGGCATTTTTGCCCCTTCTCTGTCGATCGGCGCAGGTGTCGGCCACGATGTGGCGCAGCTTTTTGCTGGCACCAACAGCGCCTTGGCGCCAAGCCTGATCGCACTGGGCATGGCTGCCTACCTTGCGGCAGCCACGCAAGCTCCACTGACGTCGTTCATCATCGTGATGGAGATGATCAATGGGCGGTCCATGGTTCTGAGCCTGATGGCGGCGGCGATGCTGGCCAGCCTCATCGCCCGCCTGATCAGTCGCCCGCTCTATCACACGCTCTCAAGCCTGATGATCAATGCCGTGTTCAAAACGAACGAACCCCCCGAACGATCAGAAACGGACGCAGCCGAGGCGCCAGCCGATGCGGTCACGGCCGATGGCGGTGCTTCAGCAACACCACAAGAGGGCAGCCCCGAAGCGGTACTGCCGAGCAACGTGGCACCCCAGGTGGCCCCGGAGACGCCAGCAAAACCGTCGGTCGCCGACAAGACTGCGCCTCAAGGCGGGCTGTTTGACCACACCGGAGACGAGGCGCCGGTCGACCCGGGCGATGCGGCGCAGCCACCGCCCACTGAAACGAAACCGGAAAACCGCTGA
- the ssb gene encoding single-stranded DNA-binding protein encodes MASVNKVILVGNCGRDPEIRYLPSGQAVANVSVATSSRRKDKNSGEMIEDTQWHRVTFYDRLAEIAGEYVKKGRPIYVEGRLKYGTYVDKATGVEKNTVDIIATEMQLLGGREGMGGEGGGGAGGGGGYSRPAAAPRQAPARSAPAPAPAAARPASGFDDMDDDIPF; translated from the coding sequence ATGGCCTCCGTTAACAAAGTGATCCTCGTCGGCAATTGTGGCCGCGACCCCGAAATCCGTTACCTGCCTTCGGGTCAGGCCGTGGCCAACGTCAGCGTGGCCACCTCCAGCCGCCGCAAAGACAAGAACAGCGGAGAGATGATTGAAGACACCCAGTGGCACCGCGTCACGTTTTACGACCGGCTGGCAGAGATCGCCGGTGAGTATGTCAAGAAGGGCCGTCCCATTTATGTGGAAGGGCGCTTGAAATACGGCACCTATGTCGACAAAGCCACGGGTGTGGAAAAAAACACTGTGGACATCATTGCCACAGAAATGCAGTTGCTCGGAGGCCGTGAAGGCATGGGTGGCGAGGGCGGTGGTGGCGCAGGCGGTGGCGGTGGTTACTCGCGCCCTGCGGCCGCGCCGCGCCAGGCTCCGGCCCGTTCGGCGCCAGCCCCCGCGCCTGCCGCCGCTCGTCCGGCCAGCGGCTTTGACGATATGGACGACGACATTCCATTCTGA
- a CDS encoding class I SAM-dependent methyltransferase: MSHFWDQNFSVPGYKYGTAPNTFLAGQAHRIAAAGKVLVPGDGEGRNSVWLAQQGCQVTAMDASEVGLQKALTLAAERGVAVQTVWGDLAEWAPAPGQFDAVVLIYVHLPEPIRLGAHRRLAAALRPGGWLLLECFHPGQLARSSGGPKDESMLYTPAMLDADFAGLLEPEMAWDGETLLSEGPGHQGLAHVTRWIGRMPR; encoded by the coding sequence ATGAGCCATTTCTGGGATCAAAATTTTTCTGTGCCGGGGTACAAGTACGGCACCGCACCGAATACCTTTCTCGCCGGGCAGGCGCATCGCATTGCGGCCGCTGGCAAGGTGCTGGTACCGGGTGATGGCGAAGGGCGCAACAGTGTGTGGCTTGCGCAGCAAGGCTGCCAGGTGACGGCCATGGACGCTTCGGAGGTAGGGTTGCAGAAAGCCCTCACGCTGGCCGCAGAGCGCGGCGTTGCCGTACAAACCGTGTGGGGTGATCTGGCCGAATGGGCACCAGCACCTGGTCAGTTTGATGCCGTGGTACTCATTTATGTGCATCTTCCAGAACCGATTCGCCTGGGCGCACACAGGCGATTGGCTGCCGCATTGCGCCCTGGTGGCTGGTTGCTGCTGGAGTGCTTCCACCCAGGTCAGCTGGCGCGCAGCAGCGGGGGGCCCAAAGACGAGAGCATGTTGTACACGCCAGCGATGCTGGACGCCGACTTTGCCGGGCTGCTTGAGCCGGAGATGGCTTGGGATGGCGAGACGTTGCTGTCTGAAGGCCCTGGTCACCAGGGCCTGGCCCACGTCACCCGCTGGATCGGGCGCATGCCACGCTGA
- a CDS encoding DUF3422 family protein yields the protein MDSPNPWLPANDPQRTLLHNEVHARPPARIHLPALVTYVAVFNQALTRDEECAHLQQLPGQEGLTPEALQANFLRIRCPGYTLKWERHTEFTRYSIVQELPPGCGLEACEPDLLAHLITPPGWLAGIPGRTIAAIQMAMVEAPIDPQGDSLARARRWLGDHTVVASLMGNNAHSLAVTDFMLRPCGFERMLVVAPGGTSQTRAGRIAARLFELETYRLMALRALPVVKDLAPLLADSERQLTDITAKLENKSTSDQALLDTLVSLAGGVERATAENVYRFAATRAYDALVSQRMGELREAPIPGTQTLGEFLQHRLKPAMATVAATAQRLASLSERIARTSALLRTRVDIATELQNQELLARLTRGQDMQLRLQSTVEGLSIAAISYYVVSLLLYVGKAGKAAGLPINPEMAAGALIPLVLWAVWRTTKKIHEKLHAEH from the coding sequence ATGGATTCTCCTAACCCTTGGCTGCCCGCCAACGATCCCCAGCGCACACTGCTGCACAACGAAGTGCACGCGCGTCCGCCGGCCCGCATTCATTTGCCCGCGCTGGTCACCTATGTCGCCGTGTTCAACCAGGCGCTCACGCGCGACGAAGAGTGTGCCCATTTGCAGCAGCTACCGGGTCAGGAAGGTCTGACGCCCGAGGCTTTGCAGGCCAACTTCCTGCGCATCCGTTGCCCCGGCTACACCCTGAAATGGGAGCGCCACACCGAGTTCACGCGGTACTCGATCGTGCAGGAACTGCCTCCGGGCTGTGGGCTGGAAGCTTGCGAACCCGATTTGCTGGCACACCTGATCACCCCACCGGGCTGGCTGGCTGGTATTCCTGGGCGCACGATCGCCGCCATTCAAATGGCCATGGTCGAGGCGCCCATTGACCCGCAGGGCGACTCGCTGGCGCGCGCACGCCGCTGGCTGGGTGACCACACGGTGGTGGCCTCGCTGATGGGCAACAACGCGCACTCCTTGGCTGTGACCGATTTCATGCTGCGTCCATGCGGCTTCGAGCGCATGCTGGTGGTCGCACCGGGAGGCACCTCGCAAACCCGTGCCGGGCGCATTGCAGCGCGGTTGTTTGAACTGGAAACTTACCGGTTGATGGCGCTGCGAGCGCTGCCGGTGGTCAAGGACTTGGCGCCTCTGCTTGCCGACTCCGAGCGCCAGCTGACCGACATCACGGCGAAGCTTGAAAACAAGAGCACCTCGGACCAGGCGCTGCTCGATACCCTGGTTTCCTTGGCCGGCGGCGTTGAACGCGCCACAGCCGAAAACGTTTACCGCTTTGCCGCCACCCGCGCCTACGATGCCCTGGTGTCCCAGCGCATGGGCGAGTTGCGCGAAGCGCCCATTCCGGGCACCCAGACACTGGGCGAGTTTTTGCAACACCGGTTGAAGCCCGCCATGGCCACCGTGGCCGCGACAGCCCAGCGCCTGGCGTCGCTGTCGGAGCGCATTGCGCGCACCAGCGCCTTGCTGCGTACCCGTGTGGACATTGCCACTGAACTGCAGAACCAGGAACTGCTCGCCAGGCTCACGCGCGGGCAGGACATGCAACTGCGGTTGCAAAGCACGGTGGAGGGCCTGTCCATCGCGGCCATTTCCTACTATGTGGTGAGTTTGCTGCTCTATGTGGGCAAGGCCGGAAAAGCCGCGGGTTTGCCGATCAACCCGGAGATGGCTGCCGGCGCGCTGATTCCGCTGGTGTTGTGGGCCGTGTGGCGTACCACCAAAAAAATCCACGAAAAGCTGCATGCGGAGCACTGA
- a CDS encoding NAD(P)/FAD-dependent oxidoreductase → MKPELFRITVIGAGFGALSSVREIRQRDPNAEITLIAPRAELHYLPGIIWIPSGLRTREQLTVPLGNFFRRMKVRHVVAEVTGLRECGRVVDTTAGEVTNDALVIASGGRFIKKLPGIEHAITPCEGIAAAERIRDRLREMQGGTIAIGFGGNPNEPSAVRGGPMFEFLFGIDEQLKREGRRDKFDLVFFNPSKEPGARLGPKAVKHLLAEMVKRGIRTHLGHKMKRFDADRVVTEGGEFPADLILFMPGMTGNAWFDQTELARSPGGLLQADALCRVVGSEHVYVVGDSGSFPGPAWMPKQAHMADLQAAAAAENVLAGLRGETPQATFKVELICIIDAIDHGTLVFRNEQRQIVLPSTRLFHWAKRYFEGVYLKKYR, encoded by the coding sequence ATGAAGCCCGAGCTTTTCCGCATCACCGTCATAGGGGCCGGGTTCGGCGCGCTCTCCTCTGTGCGCGAAATCCGCCAGCGCGATCCCAATGCCGAAATCACTTTGATCGCGCCGCGCGCAGAGTTGCACTACCTGCCGGGCATCATCTGGATTCCATCCGGGTTGCGCACGCGCGAGCAACTTACCGTGCCGCTGGGCAATTTTTTCCGACGCATGAAGGTGCGCCACGTGGTGGCCGAGGTGACCGGGCTGCGCGAATGCGGGCGGGTGGTGGACACCACCGCGGGCGAGGTGACGAACGACGCCCTGGTGATCGCCAGCGGCGGACGCTTCATCAAGAAGCTGCCCGGCATCGAGCACGCCATCACGCCCTGCGAAGGCATTGCCGCCGCCGAAAGAATCCGCGACCGGCTTCGCGAAATGCAAGGCGGCACCATTGCCATCGGTTTTGGTGGCAACCCCAACGAACCCAGTGCGGTGCGCGGCGGGCCTATGTTCGAGTTCCTGTTCGGCATCGACGAACAGCTCAAGCGCGAAGGGCGTCGCGACAAGTTCGACCTGGTGTTCTTCAACCCCTCCAAAGAGCCCGGTGCGCGCCTCGGTCCGAAAGCGGTGAAACACCTCCTGGCCGAGATGGTCAAGCGCGGCATCCGCACCCATCTCGGTCACAAGATGAAGCGTTTCGATGCCGATCGCGTCGTCACCGAAGGCGGTGAGTTCCCCGCCGATCTCATCTTGTTCATGCCCGGCATGACCGGCAACGCCTGGTTCGACCAGACCGAGCTGGCGCGGTCCCCCGGGGGCTTGCTGCAGGCCGATGCGTTGTGCCGGGTTGTTGGCAGCGAGCATGTCTACGTGGTGGGCGATTCAGGCAGTTTCCCCGGCCCCGCCTGGATGCCCAAGCAGGCGCACATGGCCGATCTCCAGGCCGCCGCCGCGGCCGAAAATGTGCTGGCGGGTCTGCGCGGTGAGACGCCCCAGGCCACGTTCAAGGTCGAGCTCATCTGCATCATCGACGCCATCGACCACGGCACGCTGGTGTTTCGCAATGAGCAGCGCCAGATCGTTTTGCCCTCGACGCGCTTGTTCCACTGGGCCAAGCGCTATTTCGAGGGTGTTTACCTGAAGAAGTACCGATGA